A window from Crocosphaera sp. UHCC 0190 encodes these proteins:
- a CDS encoding GIY-YIG nuclease family protein: protein MRVCLTEIEKLPRVSGIYKVIDSQSKVIYIGQSKNIYKRWKNGHHKLAKIVSEYGTDIYIEWVEIPEWLLNRVENTAISFYQPKLNSKLPPII, encoded by the coding sequence ATGAGAGTCTGTCTTACTGAAATTGAGAAACTCCCACGGGTTAGTGGAATCTATAAAGTGATTGATTCTCAAAGTAAAGTAATTTATATTGGACAATCAAAAAATATTTACAAACGCTGGAAAAATGGCCATCATAAACTGGCTAAAATTGTTAGTGAATATGGAACAGATATTTATATTGAATGGGTTGAAATTCCTGAATGGTTACTTAATAGAGTAGAAAATACAGCAATTTCATTTTATCAACCTAAGCTAAATTCTAAACTTCCGCCTATTATATAA
- a CDS encoding nitrate ABC transporter ATP-binding protein (This model describes the ATP binding subunits of ATP-binding cassette (ABC) transporters for nitrate transport, or for bicarbonate transport, in bacteria and archaea.) produces the protein MNNNLSVVIENVSKVYPTPKGPYTVLKDVNLTVKDGEFICVIGHSGCGKSTLLNMVSGFATPTNGSVLVNGKPVTKPGPDRMVVFQNYALLPWLTVFENVYLAVDAVSPNKREAEKRGIVRDHLAMVGLTEAETKKPTQISGGMKQRVSIARALAIRPEVLILDEPFGALDAITKEELQEELLKIWNDHRCTVLMITHDIDEALFLADRLVMMTNGPAAAIGEIMTIPFPRPRDRDRIMEDPQYYDLRNHALDFLYNRFAHDDDAA, from the coding sequence ATGAATAATAATCTGTCTGTTGTTATCGAAAACGTCAGTAAAGTTTATCCCACTCCTAAAGGGCCGTATACAGTATTAAAAGATGTTAATTTAACCGTTAAAGATGGGGAATTTATCTGTGTAATTGGTCATTCTGGTTGTGGAAAATCGACCCTTTTAAATATGGTTTCAGGGTTTGCCACTCCGACAAATGGATCGGTTTTAGTTAATGGTAAACCTGTTACGAAACCCGGCCCCGATCGCATGGTAGTATTCCAAAATTATGCCCTACTTCCTTGGTTAACCGTGTTTGAAAATGTCTATTTAGCGGTCGATGCAGTGAGTCCTAACAAGCGAGAAGCAGAAAAACGGGGTATTGTACGGGATCATCTAGCAATGGTGGGTTTAACGGAAGCAGAAACCAAGAAACCGACGCAAATTTCTGGGGGGATGAAACAACGGGTTTCTATTGCCCGGGCCCTTGCTATTCGGCCAGAAGTGTTAATCTTAGATGAACCTTTTGGGGCGTTAGATGCCATCACCAAAGAGGAATTACAGGAAGAATTGCTTAAAATTTGGAATGATCACCGTTGTACAGTGTTAATGATTACCCATGATATTGATGAGGCGTTATTCCTTGCTGATCGTCTCGTTATGATGACCAATGGGCCGGCCGCTGCGATCGGAGAAATTATGACTATTCCCTTCCCTCGTCCCCGTGACCGCGATCGCATTATGGAAGATCCTCAATATTACGATTTACGGAACCATGCTTTAGATTTCCTTTATAATCGTTTTGCCCATGATGATGATGCGGCCTAA
- a CDS encoding type II toxin-antitoxin system HicA family toxin has translation MSERLSSITAKKALRKLKKAGFREHHQRGSHLVLKHSDGRMVVLPIHSSDIPKGTLYNIVVNQSKLSIEEWNNL, from the coding sequence ATGAGTGAGCGTTTATCATCTATTACCGCTAAAAAGGCTCTACGGAAACTAAAAAAAGCAGGATTTAGAGAACACCATCAACGAGGTAGTCATTTGGTTTTAAAGCATTCTGATGGTCGAATGGTAGTTTTACCAATTCATAGTAGTGATATTCCTAAAGGTACACTATATAATATTGTTGTTAATCAGTCTAAATTAAGTATAGAAGAATGGAATAATCTTTAA
- a CDS encoding UPF0175 family protein: protein MSINLPTELLETAQMTEIEMLKEIAIMLYQQQRIPLEKAAQLSRMTNDDFYQLLSNRNIVSSPIDDDDENNELIIASFRTSLQQVKEGKLHPISELWDGIDV from the coding sequence ATGAGCATTAATTTACCGACTGAGCTTCTAGAAACAGCCCAAATGACTGAAATAGAAATGCTTAAAGAAATTGCCATAATGCTTTATCAACAACAGCGTATTCCCCTTGAAAAAGCTGCTCAACTAAGCAGAATGACAAATGATGATTTTTATCAACTGTTATCGAATCGGAATATTGTAAGTTCACCGATAGATGATGATGACGAAAACAATGAGCTAATCATTGCTAGTTTTCGGACTTCTCTACAACAAGTAAAAGAAGGAAAACTTCATCCTATTTCTGAATTATGGGATGGCATTGATGTCTGA
- a CDS encoding nitrate ABC transporter ATP-binding protein (This model describes the ATP binding subunits of ATP-binding cassette (ABC) transporters for nitrate transport, or for bicarbonate transport, in bacteria and archaea.) — translation MGVFVAVDDIDKVFPLSGGGEYIALKGINLEIKKGEFISLIGHSGCGKSTLLNMIAGLDLPTEGIVTLEGQKVKKPGPDKMVIFQNYSLLPWLTVHQNIALAVDEVMKDYPAAERKEIIEQHIKLVGLGHAVDKYPKQLSGGMKQRVAIARALSIRPKLLLLDEPFGALDALTRGNLQEQLMKICEEYKITSVMVTHDVDEAVLLSDRIVMLTNGPKSKIGGILEVDIPRPRKRMEVVNHPSYYSLRSEIIYFLNQQKRIKKLRAKKTDAIPRHGLEKVNLEIGFVPLTACAPLIVAQERGFFAKHGLDEVNLVRESSWRGIVDGIAGGYLDGAQMPAGMPTWLTAGGHQETPLPIVSALTMTRNGNGITLGQPFYEQGVHTVTDLRRMLLESTEKRHIFGMVHPSSVHNILLRYWLAAGGIDPDQDVQLETIPPAQMVADLKAGTIDGYCVGEPWNMRAAMEGVGFTVATDLEIWRGHPGKVLGVREDWANTYPNSHIALVKALLEACQYCADPANHEDIRQLLASRQYLSTNPEYIQLGDPNNYSCNLEKTVEYAHHMFFGEGMNRPSRTEHLWMMTQMARWGHIPFPRNWVEILERVCRVGVFSTAARELGMVDIKYRREPIKLFDGITFDAEDPVNYLNELAIKQNFTMAEVHLDGIKTPIAVAA, via the coding sequence ATGGGCGTTTTTGTTGCAGTTGATGATATCGATAAAGTTTTTCCCTTAAGTGGTGGTGGTGAATATATTGCCCTCAAAGGAATAAACTTAGAGATTAAAAAAGGGGAATTTATCTCTTTAATTGGTCACTCTGGTTGTGGTAAATCAACACTTTTGAATATGATTGCAGGGTTAGATTTACCCACGGAAGGAATTGTTACCTTAGAAGGACAAAAAGTGAAAAAACCAGGGCCAGATAAAATGGTTATTTTCCAAAATTATTCCCTCTTACCTTGGTTAACCGTTCATCAAAATATTGCCCTAGCAGTTGATGAAGTTATGAAAGATTATCCCGCCGCAGAACGCAAAGAAATCATTGAACAACACATTAAGTTAGTGGGTTTAGGTCATGCGGTTGATAAATATCCCAAACAACTCTCAGGAGGAATGAAACAACGGGTAGCTATTGCCCGCGCCCTCTCTATTCGCCCTAAATTATTGTTACTTGATGAACCCTTTGGGGCTTTAGATGCCTTAACTAGAGGCAATTTACAAGAACAATTAATGAAGATTTGTGAGGAATATAAAATCACCTCTGTTATGGTGACTCATGATGTAGATGAAGCCGTCTTACTTTCTGATAGAATTGTCATGTTAACCAATGGTCCAAAATCAAAAATTGGGGGTATTTTAGAAGTCGATATCCCCCGTCCCCGTAAACGAATGGAAGTCGTAAATCATCCCAGTTATTACAGTCTTCGCAGTGAAATTATTTACTTCCTCAACCAACAGAAACGTATTAAAAAATTACGCGCCAAAAAAACAGATGCTATCCCCCGTCATGGCTTAGAAAAAGTCAATTTAGAAATTGGCTTTGTACCCCTTACCGCTTGCGCCCCCTTAATAGTTGCCCAAGAACGGGGATTTTTCGCAAAACACGGTCTAGATGAGGTGAATTTAGTCCGTGAAAGCAGTTGGCGGGGTATTGTGGACGGGATCGCCGGAGGTTACTTAGACGGGGCCCAAATGCCCGCAGGAATGCCCACCTGGTTAACCGCAGGAGGACACCAAGAAACCCCCTTACCCATTGTTTCGGCCTTAACCATGACCCGCAATGGTAACGGTATCACATTGGGACAGCCTTTTTATGAACAGGGAGTTCACACCGTCACCGATTTAAGACGTATGTTACTCGAATCTACCGAAAAACGTCACATTTTCGGCATGGTTCACCCTTCTTCTGTCCATAACATCTTATTACGCTATTGGTTAGCCGCAGGAGGTATTGATCCTGATCAAGATGTACAATTAGAAACCATACCCCCTGCCCAAATGGTAGCTGACCTGAAAGCGGGAACTATTGACGGTTACTGTGTGGGTGAACCCTGGAATATGCGGGCCGCAATGGAAGGAGTCGGGTTTACGGTTGCCACAGACTTAGAAATTTGGCGGGGACATCCAGGGAAAGTCTTAGGTGTTCGAGAAGACTGGGCCAATACTTATCCTAATAGTCATATTGCCTTGGTTAAAGCCTTATTAGAAGCCTGTCAATATTGCGCTGATCCGGCGAATCATGAGGATATTCGCCAATTATTAGCAAGTCGTCAATATCTGAGTACCAACCCCGAATATATACAATTGGGCGACCCGAATAACTATAGTTGCAATCTGGAAAAAACCGTCGAATATGCCCATCATATGTTTTTTGGGGAAGGAATGAACCGTCCCAGTCGCACAGAACATTTATGGATGATGACTCAAATGGCGCGATGGGGTCATATTCCCTTCCCTCGCAACTGGGTAGAAATTTTAGAACGGGTATGTCGTGTTGGGGTATTTAGTACCGCAGCAAGAGAGTTAGGAATGGTGGATATTAAGTATCGTCGTGAACCTATTAAGTTGTTTGATGGTATCACTTTTGATGCAGAAGATCCGGTTAATTATCTCAATGAATTAGCCATTAAACAGAACTTTACTATGGCTGAAGTTCATCTTGATGGGATTAAAACTCCTATTGCTGTTGCTGCTTAA
- a CDS encoding type II toxin-antitoxin system RelE/ParE family toxin: MALMSDINLFFSDEFKERLRTLAKRYRSIRKDLQPLIDELQSGNFIGDQIIGTGYTVLKIRLKNSDIQKGKSEGYRVIYQIKNNQCILMLIIYSKSDQTDISAKQIKDIINDFETY, encoded by the coding sequence ATGGCATTGATGTCTGATATTAATCTTTTTTTCTCTGATGAATTTAAAGAACGACTTCGGACACTTGCTAAACGTTATCGTAGTATTCGTAAAGATTTACAACCACTTATTGATGAACTTCAGTCTGGTAACTTTATCGGCGATCAAATCATAGGAACAGGTTACACTGTGCTAAAAATTCGTCTTAAAAATAGTGATATTCAAAAAGGAAAAAGTGAGGGATATCGGGTGATCTATCAAATTAAAAATAATCAGTGCATTTTAATGCTTATTATTTATTCTAAGTCAGATCAGACGGATATTTCAGCTAAACAAATTAAAGATATTATTAACGATTTTGAAACGTACTAA
- a CDS encoding CmpA/NrtA family ABC transporter substrate-binding protein: MSDFSPLSRRKFLVTASMSAASAVLLKGCLGNPPEPTANNSPTTTPSPAGSPSALTPETTPETTKIKLGYIPIVESAPLIIAQEKGFFAKYGMTEVEVSKQANWASARDNVTIGSQGGGIDGGQWQMPMPHLITEGIITNGKKLPMYVLAQLVTNGNGIAVARMHAGKGLHLDITKAADYIKGFPQTNGRKFKAAHTFPNVNQDFWIRYWFAAGGVDPDTDIDLLAVPPAETVQGMRNGTMDAFSTGDPWPYRIVTEDIGHMAALTAQIWKFHPEEYLAIRGDWVDQNPKATKAILKGVMEAQQWCDDPTNRPELIEIVAGRNYFNVPPDILQAPYKGMYKMGDGQPDINDFNMGPLYWKDDLGSVSYPYKSHDLWFLTESIRWGFHKDKIKDIATAKQIIDKVNREDIWREAATEAGFAADIPASTSRGVETFFDGVQFDPENPEAYLNSLKIKRV; this comes from the coding sequence ATGTCCGATTTTTCACCTTTATCTCGTCGTAAATTTTTAGTAACTGCCTCTATGTCGGCGGCTAGTGCAGTCTTATTAAAAGGATGTTTGGGCAATCCTCCCGAACCCACGGCCAATAATTCCCCAACTACAACCCCATCCCCCGCAGGTTCGCCTTCAGCTTTAACACCAGAAACCACTCCAGAAACGACAAAAATTAAATTAGGTTATATTCCCATTGTGGAGTCTGCCCCCTTAATTATTGCTCAAGAAAAGGGCTTTTTCGCCAAATATGGCATGACAGAGGTGGAAGTCTCCAAACAAGCAAACTGGGCATCAGCTAGGGATAACGTAACCATTGGTTCCCAAGGGGGCGGTATTGATGGGGGACAATGGCAAATGCCCATGCCTCACCTAATTACAGAGGGAATTATTACCAATGGAAAGAAATTACCCATGTATGTTCTAGCACAATTGGTGACCAACGGTAATGGCATTGCGGTCGCCAGAATGCACGCGGGAAAAGGACTCCATTTAGACATTACCAAGGCGGCAGACTATATTAAAGGGTTTCCCCAAACCAACGGCAGAAAGTTCAAAGCTGCCCATACTTTCCCCAATGTTAACCAAGATTTCTGGATTCGTTATTGGTTTGCCGCCGGAGGCGTTGATCCTGATACAGACATTGATTTACTCGCTGTACCTCCAGCAGAAACAGTTCAAGGGATGCGTAACGGCACAATGGATGCTTTCAGTACGGGCGATCCTTGGCCCTATCGCATCGTTACCGAAGATATCGGTCACATGGCGGCGTTGACTGCTCAAATTTGGAAATTTCACCCCGAAGAATACCTAGCCATTCGTGGTGATTGGGTTGACCAAAATCCTAAAGCGACAAAAGCCATTTTAAAAGGAGTGATGGAAGCACAACAATGGTGTGATGATCCCACTAATCGCCCTGAATTAATTGAGATTGTCGCGGGCAGAAATTACTTTAATGTTCCCCCTGATATTCTCCAAGCACCCTATAAAGGAATGTACAAAATGGGTGATGGTCAACCGGATATCAACGATTTCAACATGGGGCCTTTATATTGGAAAGACGATTTAGGCAGTGTTTCTTATCCCTATAAAAGTCATGATCTTTGGTTCTTAACTGAAAGTATTCGTTGGGGTTTTCATAAGGACAAAATTAAAGATATCGCCACAGCCAAACAAATTATTGACAAGGTAAACCGCGAGGATATTTGGCGTGAAGCAGCAACGGAAGCAGGGTTTGCGGCAGATATTCCTGCTAGTACCTCCAGAGGTGTTGAAACCTTCTTTGATGGGGTTCAATTTGACCCAGAAAATCCAGAGGCTTACTTAAACAGTCTCAAGATTAAACGAGTTTAA
- the ntrB gene encoding nitrate ABC transporter permease, translating to MTATTRIRKNGSNSQNFLSTFWKKNKEEILLPIFGILGFLLVWQFVSMVGLIKLPPPSSLWTNERTRTLLLYPFYDRGGLDKGLFWQTLASLGRVAQGYSLAAIVGISVGILVGTQPLIDKALDPLFQFLRMVAPLAWVPIALVALQQNQPAAIFVIFITSVWPILINTTEGVKQIPQDYINVQQVLQLSNQKFFFKILLPSALPYIFTGLRIAVGLAWLAIIAAEIVMSGIVGIGFFIWDAYQQNYISEIILAVIYIGAVGLLLDRGIAYLQKVIAPGE from the coding sequence ATGACAGCTACGACAAGAATCCGCAAAAATGGCTCTAATAGTCAAAACTTTTTGTCAACTTTTTGGAAGAAAAATAAAGAAGAAATATTGCTGCCTATTTTTGGAATCCTCGGCTTTTTATTGGTATGGCAATTTGTTTCAATGGTTGGCTTAATTAAATTACCTCCCCCTAGTAGTTTGTGGACAAACGAGCGGACTCGTACTTTATTACTGTATCCTTTTTATGATCGGGGTGGATTAGATAAAGGCTTATTTTGGCAAACTTTAGCCAGTTTAGGACGGGTTGCCCAAGGCTATTCTTTAGCTGCTATTGTGGGCATTAGTGTGGGTATTTTAGTCGGCACACAACCGTTAATTGATAAAGCTTTAGATCCCCTATTTCAATTCTTACGCATGGTAGCACCTTTAGCTTGGGTTCCTATTGCTTTAGTTGCCCTTCAACAAAACCAACCTGCTGCTATTTTCGTCATCTTTATTACTTCAGTTTGGCCGATCTTAATTAATACCACTGAAGGCGTAAAACAGATTCCTCAAGACTACATTAATGTGCAGCAAGTCTTACAATTATCCAACCAAAAATTCTTTTTCAAGATTTTGCTTCCTTCTGCTTTACCTTACATTTTTACAGGCTTAAGAATTGCGGTTGGTTTAGCTTGGTTAGCCATTATTGCGGCAGAAATTGTGATGTCAGGTATTGTCGGAATTGGCTTCTTTATTTGGGATGCTTACCAACAAAATTACATCAGTGAAATCATTTTAGCAGTCATCTATATTGGGGCAGTTGGTTTATTACTTGATAGAGGCATTGCTTACTTACAAAAAGTTATTGCACCAGGAGAATAA
- a CDS encoding type II toxin-antitoxin system HicB family antitoxin — translation MNRLEFPVEYSFDVETNSVIATVPDLNYISSFGKDFTEAEQNVIEAVLAYLEALKMDGLPIPSCPKKSTGTVLLIELVA, via the coding sequence ATGAATCGTCTTGAGTTTCCGGTAGAATATAGTTTTGATGTTGAAACAAATTCAGTTATTGCAACTGTACCAGACTTAAATTATATTTCATCTTTTGGCAAAGATTTTACAGAAGCGGAACAGAATGTTATTGAAGCAGTTTTAGCTTATTTAGAAGCTTTAAAAATGGATGGTTTACCGATACCAAGTTGTCCGAAAAAGTCAACGGGAACTGTGCTATTAATTGAGTTAGTAGCATGA
- a CDS encoding methylenetetrahydrofolate reductase, which yields MINHFRQAAQNKEFLITAEVTPPKGGNPTRMLEMAKQLKGRVHGVNVTDGSRAVLRMSSVAASALLLQYGIEPICQVACRDRNVIGLQADLMGAYALGLRNILALTGDPVKAGDHPKARAVFELESVRLLKLIDNLNRGVDYNQKSLPDDPLDLFVGAAVDPQSSSWSGLQRRFESKLAAGAQFFQSQLITDFDKLDKFMHQIAAKSDKPILAGIFLLKSAKNAQFIKKNVPGVEIPDSIIKRLADADEPLKEGVKIAAEQVQLAKQLCQGVHIMAVKREDLIPEILDQAGISPIIIKG from the coding sequence ATGATTAACCATTTTCGCCAAGCTGCCCAAAATAAGGAATTTCTGATCACCGCAGAAGTCACGCCCCCCAAGGGAGGAAACCCCACCCGAATGTTAGAGATGGCCAAACAACTCAAAGGGAGAGTCCATGGGGTAAATGTCACAGATGGTAGTCGGGCCGTGTTGCGGATGTCTTCTGTGGCTGCTTCTGCTTTATTATTGCAGTATGGCATAGAACCAATCTGTCAGGTGGCTTGCCGCGATCGCAATGTTATTGGCCTGCAAGCAGACTTGATGGGAGCCTATGCCCTGGGATTACGCAATATTCTAGCCTTAACAGGCGATCCCGTCAAAGCAGGAGATCACCCGAAAGCCAGAGCCGTTTTTGAGTTAGAATCGGTAAGATTGCTCAAATTGATTGATAATCTCAATCGTGGGGTAGACTATAATCAGAAGTCTTTACCCGATGACCCCTTAGATTTATTTGTGGGGGCCGCAGTTGATCCCCAGTCTTCTAGTTGGTCAGGGTTACAACGAAGATTTGAGAGTAAATTGGCAGCCGGGGCGCAATTTTTTCAGAGTCAATTAATTACAGATTTTGATAAATTAGACAAATTTATGCACCAAATTGCAGCTAAATCAGATAAGCCAATTTTAGCAGGGATTTTCTTATTAAAGTCGGCGAAAAATGCTCAATTTATCAAGAAGAATGTACCAGGGGTAGAGATTCCTGATAGTATTATTAAACGTTTAGCTGATGCAGATGAACCCTTAAAAGAAGGGGTGAAAATTGCAGCTGAACAAGTACAATTAGCTAAACAATTGTGTCAAGGAGTTCATATAATGGCTGTTAAACGAGAAGATTTAATCCCCGAAATTTTGGATCAAGCAGGTATTTCTCCCATTATTATTAAGGGTTAA
- a CDS encoding NAD(P)H-quinone oxidoreductase subunit 4 — translation MITAQFPWLTAIIALPLLAACGIPLLPDKDGKLVRWYALGVGLADFVLMCYVFWANYDISNPSFQLAEKYPWLPQIGLSWAVSVDGISMPLVLLAGLVTTLSIFAAWQVDRKPKLFYFLMLLLYSAQIGVFVAQDLLLLFIMWELELVPVYLLVSIWGGQKRRYAAMKFLLYTAAASIFILIAALAMGLYGGGQMTFDMVELAAKNYPLALELPLYAGLLIAFGVKLAIFPLHTWLPDAHGEASSPVSMILAGVLLKMGAYGLIRLNLEMLPEAHVYFAPILVILGVINIVYGGFASFGQSNMKRRLAYSSVSHMGFVLLGIASFSDIGISGAMLQLISHGLIAALLFFLAGVTYDRTHTMFLDEMGDIGQIMPKVFALFTIGAMASLALPGMSGFASEISVFVGVTSGDVYSSIFRTVTVFLAAIGLILTPIYLLSMLRQLFYGSDRALTCGLVDTQSLKSGEEKAVCFGNSCVLPTDADFSDAKPRELLIAFSFIVLIIGIGFYPKFFTQMYDVKTVAINAQVRNSYQQIAEINPEIYAFAPKIQEVSELASSLDLSH, via the coding sequence ATGATAACCGCCCAATTTCCTTGGTTAACGGCAATTATCGCATTACCACTTCTTGCTGCCTGTGGTATTCCCCTATTGCCTGATAAAGATGGTAAATTAGTCCGTTGGTACGCCCTAGGGGTAGGTCTTGCGGATTTCGTCCTTATGTGCTATGTATTTTGGGCTAATTACGATATTAGTAACCCAAGCTTTCAACTCGCTGAAAAATACCCTTGGTTGCCCCAAATTGGACTAAGTTGGGCTGTTTCCGTCGATGGGATCTCCATGCCTCTTGTTCTCTTGGCGGGACTGGTAACAACCCTTTCGATCTTTGCCGCCTGGCAAGTCGATCGCAAGCCAAAATTATTCTATTTTTTAATGTTGCTGTTATATTCAGCCCAAATAGGGGTATTTGTCGCTCAAGACTTACTGTTACTCTTTATTATGTGGGAATTAGAGTTAGTTCCCGTCTATCTCCTGGTTTCCATCTGGGGAGGTCAAAAACGACGTTATGCAGCCATGAAATTCCTACTCTACACGGCAGCCGCGTCTATCTTCATTTTAATCGCCGCCTTAGCTATGGGACTCTATGGAGGTGGTCAGATGACCTTCGATATGGTGGAATTAGCCGCTAAAAACTATCCTCTCGCCTTAGAATTGCCCCTATACGCTGGATTATTAATCGCTTTTGGGGTTAAATTAGCCATTTTCCCCCTTCATACTTGGTTGCCCGATGCCCACGGGGAAGCTTCCTCGCCCGTTTCCATGATTCTGGCGGGAGTATTACTAAAAATGGGAGCCTATGGCTTAATTCGCCTGAACTTAGAAATGCTCCCCGAAGCTCATGTCTATTTTGCGCCCATCTTAGTTATTTTGGGAGTAATTAACATTGTTTACGGCGGTTTTGCCTCCTTTGGCCAATCCAACATGAAACGCCGTCTCGCCTACTCCTCCGTGTCTCACATGGGGTTTGTTTTGCTCGGTATTGCCTCCTTTAGCGATATTGGTATCAGTGGTGCGATGTTGCAGTTAATTTCCCACGGGTTAATTGCGGCGTTGTTATTCTTCCTGGCTGGTGTCACTTATGATCGCACCCACACCATGTTTTTAGACGAAATGGGCGATATTGGACAAATAATGCCCAAAGTCTTTGCCCTCTTTACCATTGGTGCTATGGCTTCTCTCGCACTACCTGGAATGAGTGGTTTTGCTAGTGAAATTTCTGTTTTCGTCGGAGTAACGAGCGGTGATGTTTATAGTTCTATTTTCCGCACTGTTACCGTATTTTTAGCAGCAATAGGACTGATTTTGACCCCCATTTATCTTTTGTCGATGCTACGGCAATTGTTCTATGGTTCGGATAGGGCCTTAACCTGCGGATTGGTTGATACCCAATCTCTCAAATCTGGGGAAGAAAAAGCGGTCTGTTTTGGGAATAGTTGTGTTTTACCCACAGATGCAGATTTTAGCGATGCTAAACCCCGTGAACTCCTAATTGCTTTTAGTTTCATCGTCTTAATTATTGGTATTGGCTTTTATCCAAAGTTCTTTACCCAAATGTATGATGTGAAGACGGTTGCAATTAATGCTCAGGTTCGTAACTCCTATCAACAAATTGCTGAAATTAATCCTGAGATTTATGCTTTTGCTCCCAAAATTCAAGAAGTGTCTGAATTAGCATCAAGTTTAGATCTGTCCCATTAA